The following DNA comes from Pseudodesulfovibrio senegalensis.
CGTTTTCGAGGCCATACAAACCAACCGGCACCGATAGGGAGCGACCATGAACCTGCTGACCCTGTATTTCGCCCTGTTCGTGGGCATGGGCGTGTATGAATACGTCAAACGCAAGGATTTCGAGGAATTCGCGGTTGCGGGCCGCCGCTCGGGCAGCGCCATGGCGGGCGTGTCCATTGCGGCATCGTGCGTGGGGGCCTCGGCCACGGTGGGCATGACCGGACTGGCCTTTTCCGCGGGAACGCCCGCGTTCTGGTGGCTGGGCTCGGGCGTGGCCGGACTGCTGGTGCTGAGCACCCTGCTGGCCGCCAAGGTGCGGCAAAGCAACGTCTTCACCCTGCCGGACATGGCCCGCAAATTCGTTTCACCGGCCGCACGCAGGCTCACGGCATTGATCATCATCCCGGCGTGGCTGTCCATACTCGCGGCCCAGTACCTTGCCGCAGCCAGAACGGCCTCGGCCCTGGCGGACGTGGACAACGGCACGGCCCTGCTGCTTTGCGCGGCGGTCATCACCGCCTACACCATGCTGGGCGGGCAGAATTCCATCCTCAAAAGCGATGCGGTGCAATACGCGTTCGTGGCCGCCGGGCTGGGATTGGCCCTCGCCTATGCGGGTTCGGCCTCGCCCGTGTCCCTGCGCAGCATCGACCTGCAACTGGTCAACGACTCGTTCCCCCTGTCCAGGTGGACCTATTTCATGCTCATCGTGGGCGGCAGCTACGTTGTCTGCCCCATGCTCTTCGGCAGGCTCTTTTCCACGCGCGGAGAAACCCAGGCCAGACGCGGCGCACTGCTCGGGGCCGTGGTCATCGCGCTTTCCGCCGCGGCCATCGTCTGCATCGGCCTGTATGCGCGCGGGCTGGCCCCGGCAGGAACCGACCCGGATTCCATCCTGACCCACGTGATCCCCTCGGTCATGCCGGGCTGGGCGGGCACGCTGCTGCTCTTCGCCCTGTTTTCGGCCATCATCTCCTCGGCGGATTCCTGCCTGCTCACGGCGGCCACCGTGCTGGAGCACGACATGCTCGGCGGCACCAACACGGCCCGCTGCCGCTGGACCATGCTGGCCCTCGGGCTGGGCGCGCTGGTCATCGCCCGCTCGGGCGGAAGCATCCTCTCCCTGCTGCTGGCCGCCAACGACATTTACGTGTGCGGGGTGGTGGCCCCCATGTTCGTGGCCATCCTCGCATGGAAAAAACGCCCGCTGAACCCGAATATCATGCTGCTGGCCATGCTCG
Coding sequences within:
- a CDS encoding sodium:solute symporter family protein, with amino-acid sequence MNLLTLYFALFVGMGVYEYVKRKDFEEFAVAGRRSGSAMAGVSIAASCVGASATVGMTGLAFSAGTPAFWWLGSGVAGLLVLSTLLAAKVRQSNVFTLPDMARKFVSPAARRLTALIIIPAWLSILAAQYLAAARTASALADVDNGTALLLCAAVITAYTMLGGQNSILKSDAVQYAFVAAGLGLALAYAGSASPVSLRSIDLQLVNDSFPLSRWTYFMLIVGGSYVVCPMLFGRLFSTRGETQARRGALLGAVVIALSAAAIVCIGLYARGLAPAGTDPDSILTHVIPSVMPGWAGTLLLFALFSAIISSADSCLLTAATVLEHDMLGGTNTARCRWTMLALGLGALVIARSGGSILSLLLAANDIYVCGVVAPMFVAILAWKKRPLNPNIMLLAMLAGGTLGIAAAWTGMKAFSFAGVGLSLTLSIAALVRTKEGLPQTR